A genomic window from Salvia hispanica cultivar TCC Black 2014 chromosome 5, UniMelb_Shisp_WGS_1.0, whole genome shotgun sequence includes:
- the LOC125188519 gene encoding molybdenum cofactor sulfurase, translating into MHSPRLKEATQVCFQGCCPNPVAKGPLPEAEQPITKTSSTVAVCRRNFAATTASSLFPATNFTNHESIPSLQESFGQFIKAYPKYSDTAPVDQIRAREYGHLELSNHVSLDYIGVGLFSQSQVMSRYRSAISSPSSSDFPLFGISFKSVSLKSQLLHGGEGSELESAIKKRIMEFLNISQNDYAMVFTVNRSAAFKLVAESYPYQSSRKLLTVYDHESEALSSMISTSGKRGARVMAAEFKWPRLRIHSAKLRKMVVRKKKKKKQRGLFVFPLQSRMTGASYSYQWMTLAQEHGWHVLLDACALGPKDMDSFGLSLFRPDFLICSFYKVFGEDPTGFGCLFVKKSVVPMLEASAGAGIVSITAAKNDSSSGTTDTELEQMAKLDIKEGIAEKGNMECRCLDHVDSLGLTVISSRSRYLINWVVTAVTKLQHPNRLDSFPLVTIYGPRGKFDRAPALAFNICDWKGEMVDPALVQKLADRNHISLGNGMLHRIWYAEKGDEEKQKLFERSCRAKNRGGNDEHHKINVVTAALTYLANFEDVYRLWAFIAQFLDADFVEKERWRYTALNQKTIEV; encoded by the coding sequence ATGCATTCACCTCGTTTGAAAGAGGCAACTCAAGTATGCTTTCAGGGTTGTTGTCCGAATCCGGTTGCGAAAGGACCGCTGCCAGAGGCGGAGCAGCCTATCACGAAGACAAGCAGCACGGTGGCAGTTTGTCGACGCAACTTTGCAGCAACAACTGCATCTTCTCTTTTCCCTGCTACAAACTTCACCAACCATGAGTCCATCCCTTCTCTGCAAGAATCATTTGGTCAGTTCATCAAAGCTTACCCCAAGTACTCTGATACTGCTCCGGTTGATCAAATCCGGGCTCGTGAGTACGGCCACCTCGAGCTCTCCAACCATGTATCCCTAGATTACATTGGTGTTGGTCTTTTTTCACAATCACAGGTGATGTCCCGGTACAGATCCGCCATCTCTTCTCCATCCTCGTCCGATTTTCCATTATTCGGTATAAGCTTCAAGTCAGTGAGCCTCAAGTCGCAGCTTCTCCACGGCGGAGAAGGGTCGGAATTGGAATCCGCCATCAAGAAAAGGATCATGGAGTTTCTAAACATCTCACAAAATGATTATGCTATGGTATTCACTGTGAACAGATCAGCAGCATTCAAACTTGTAGCAGAGTCCTACCCTTACCAATCCAGCCGCAAACTACTCACGGTCTACGACCACGAGAGTGAGGCGCTGAGCTCCATGATCAGCACATCGGGGAAGAGAGGGGCCCGCGTCATGGCAGCCGAGTTCAAGTGGCCGAGACTGAGGATTCACTCTGCAAAGCTGAGGAAGATGGTGgtgagaaagaagaaaaagaagaagcagAGAGGGCTGTTTGTGTTTCCACTTCAATCAAGAATGACAGGAGCCAGCTACTCATACCAATGGATGACCTTGGCGCAGGAGCACGGCTGGCACGTCCTACTCGACGCCTGTGCATTGGGGCCGAAAGACATGGACAGCTTCGGCCTCTCCCTCTTCCGCCCCGACTTCCTCATCTGCTCCTTCTACAAAGTATTTGGAGAAGACCCCACCGGCTTCGGATGCCTATTCGTCAAGAAATCTGTCGTCCCGATGCTGGAAGCTTCTGCAGGTGCGGGAATTGTTTCGATCACAGCTGCGAAGAACGACTCTTCTTCGGGTACAACAGACACAGAACTCGAACAAATGGCTAAACTCGATATAAAGGAAGGCATTGCTGAGAAGGGAAACATGGAATGCAGATGCTTGGATCATGTGGACTCATTAGGATTGACAGTGATCAGCAGCAGAAGCAGGTACCTGATCAACTGGGTGGTGACTGCGGTGACGAAGCTGCAGCACCCAAACCGGCTCGACAGCTTCCCTCTGGTGACAATCTACGGGCCGAGGGGGAAGTTCGACCGAGCCCCGGCATTGGCATTCAACATATGCGACTGGAAAGGGGAGATGGTGGATCCTGCGCTGGTGCAGAAGCTGGCTGACAGGAATCACATATCGCTCGGCAATGGAATGCTGCACCGCATTTGGTACGCGGAAAAGGGAGACGAGGAGAAGCAGAAGTTGTTCGAGAGGAGCTGCAGAGCAAAGAACAGAGGCGGAAATGATGAGCATCATAAAATCAATGTGGTTACTGCAGCGCTTACTTACTTGGCCAATTTTGAAGATGTGTATAGGCTCTGGGCTTTCATAGCTCAGTTTCTCGACGCCGACTTCGTGGAGAAGGAGAGGTGGAGATACACCGCGCTCAATCAAAAAACCATTGAAGTATAA
- the LOC125188524 gene encoding urease accessory protein F, whose product MEGLGDVNEINVRCLSASFPQLWSQWQLLDSILPTGGFAHSFGLEAAMQARLVTTTDDLKTYVIHVLENAGSLFLPFICATTTSPDAQTWRRLDRLLNAMLTNEVSRKASTAQGSALMRVAASVFSEIPCLKTMRGEALSSGELYFHHAPVFGLVCGLLGFDAETTQKAYMFVTMRDIISAATRLNLVGPLGAAVLQHQVAPVAESLSTKWMNRGVDEACQTCPLLDTVQGCHSYLFSRLFCS is encoded by the coding sequence ATGGAGGGCTTGGGAGATGTAAATGAGATAAATGTTAGATGTTTATCAGCAAGTTTTCCCCAGCTGTGGAGTCAATGGCAACTGTTAGATTCTATACTTCCCACTGGGGGCTTTGCTCATTCTTTTGGTCTCGAGGCAGCTATGCAAGCTCGCCTGGTCACTACAACCGATGATCTAAAAACCTACGTGATCCATGTGTTGGAGAATGCAGGAAGCCTGTTTCTACCTTTCATCTGTGCCACAACAACCTCACCAGATGCACAGACATGGCGTAGGCTCGACAGATTGTTGAACGCGATGCTGACAAATGAGGTCAGCCGGAAGGCGTCTACAGCTCAAGGATCAGCGTTAATGAGGGTAGCTGCTTCTGTTTTCTCTGAGATCCCCTGCCTGAAAACAATGAGAGGTGAAGCTCTGAGCAGTGGGGAGTTGTACTTCCACCACGCCCCCGTGTTTGGGCTTGTATGCGGACTTCTTGGATTTGATGCTGAGACTACACAGAAAGCGTACATGTTTGTGACCATGAGAGATATCATATCTGCTGCGACGAGACTAAATTTGGTCGGACCATTGGGAGCTGCTGTGTTGCAACATCAGGTTGCTCCGGTTGCTGAGAGCTTGTCGACCAAGTGGATGAATCGGGGCGTGGATGAGGCGTGCCAGACGTGCCCGTTGCTTGATACTGTGCAGGGCTGCCACAGCTACTTGTTTTCCAGACTGTTTTGCTCTTGA